The following are from one region of the Nitrospirota bacterium genome:
- the tsaB gene encoding tRNA (adenosine(37)-N6)-threonylcarbamoyltransferase complex dimerization subunit type 1 TsaB → MRVLSIDTSTAVGGVAVFDSDRGLLAEMRVNLIPKKNTHSEKLMPAIDYILKESDTALSAVDAYVAAAGPGSFTGLRVGINTVKGFALVTGKPVISISTFEGLALNFPFAKYPVCILLDARKEDIYGAAYSIGNSGSLDEIVTCGVYKIGEICEKLAGEKKVIFTGDASILYKDKLQELTDDNAIFAGIEHHYISPAALAAYGLKKLQSGAICDAKSFKPLYLKRPQGVTPGGRGVSNPKH, encoded by the coding sequence ATGAGGGTACTAAGCATAGATACGTCAACGGCAGTAGGCGGTGTTGCCGTCTTTGACTCTGACAGAGGTCTTTTGGCAGAAATGAGGGTAAATCTTATACCTAAAAAAAACACCCACTCAGAAAAACTGATGCCTGCCATTGACTATATCCTTAAAGAATCTGACACCGCACTGAGCGCTGTTGATGCCTATGTTGCGGCTGCAGGCCCGGGCTCTTTTACAGGCTTAAGGGTAGGAATAAACACGGTAAAAGGGTTTGCCCTTGTTACCGGTAAACCTGTTATTTCGATATCCACTTTTGAAGGACTTGCTCTGAATTTCCCATTTGCCAAATATCCTGTCTGCATCTTGCTTGACGCAAGAAAAGAGGATATTTACGGCGCCGCATATTCCATAGGAAACAGTGGCAGTTTAGATGAGATTGTAACGTGTGGAGTTTATAAAATTGGTGAGATTTGTGAAAAATTAGCCGGAGAGAAAAAAGTTATTTTTACCGGCGATGCCTCCATTCTATACAAAGATAAGTTACAAGAGCTGACTGATGATAACGCCATTTTTGCCGGCATTGAACACCACTACATATCACCGGCTGCCCTAGCGGCTTACGGACTAAAAAAACTACAATCCGGAGCAATTTGTGATGCTAAGTCATTTAAACCATTATATCTTAAACGGCCACAAGGGGTAACCCCAGGCGGCAGAGGGGTTAGCAACCCCAAGCACTAA
- a CDS encoding NAD(P)-dependent oxidoreductase, whose product MKENQRVLVTGGAGVIGCELLSVLLNNNFTVLSVDKNPLPAKKVELLSLNNPKLRHLVADLSTDSLTDLIDFNPSAIFHLAAVFERSKESPQFWNTNWNENTLLSHRIVDLVREIPSLKVFVLASSYLIYMPDIYMCEHQSAPVALNEDSPLNPRNITGASKFYTEKELEFIHEYISPDLRFINARIYRVYGRGSRDVISRWTRAALRDEEIHVYNRQNRFDFIYAQDVALGLYRLFLSNDGCGTVNLGSGTSTSIGEVINSLSLLIPVKQSKDMGQIEQYEASMADITKLSTLTGWAPETSLLKGLEQIIEYEKELLRCQRPLQK is encoded by the coding sequence ATGAAAGAAAACCAACGTGTGCTTGTTACAGGTGGAGCAGGAGTAATAGGATGCGAACTCCTGTCAGTTCTGTTAAACAATAATTTCACAGTTCTATCTGTTGATAAAAACCCGCTGCCTGCTAAAAAAGTTGAGCTCCTGTCGCTGAATAATCCAAAACTCAGGCATCTGGTAGCTGATCTTTCCACGGATTCCTTAACGGACTTGATTGACTTTAACCCCTCTGCCATATTTCACCTTGCCGCGGTGTTTGAAAGATCAAAGGAGTCCCCTCAGTTTTGGAACACAAACTGGAATGAAAACACGCTGCTAAGCCACAGGATTGTTGATCTCGTAAGAGAAATCCCCTCACTTAAGGTGTTTGTGCTTGCATCTTCTTATCTTATTTATATGCCAGATATCTATATGTGTGAACATCAGTCTGCCCCTGTTGCTTTAAACGAGGACAGCCCTTTAAATCCAAGAAATATCACAGGTGCCTCCAAATTTTATACCGAAAAAGAACTTGAGTTTATACATGAGTACATATCGCCTGACTTGCGTTTTATAAATGCAAGAATATACAGGGTTTATGGCAGAGGCTCAAGGGATGTTATATCCAGATGGACCAGAGCTGCGCTAAGAGATGAAGAAATACACGTGTATAACCGTCAAAACAGATTTGATTTTATATATGCTCAGGATGTGGCTCTTGGCCTTTATCGCCTGTTTCTTTCCAATGATGGATGTGGCACTGTTAATCTTGGCAGCGGCACCAGTACATCCATTGGGGAGGTTATTAATTCGCTTTCCTTACTAATTCCTGTAAAGCAATCGAAAGACATGGGACAGATTGAGCAATATGAGGCAAGCATGGCAGATATAACAAAGTTGAGCACACTTACAGGCTGGGCGCCGGAGACGTCCCTGTTGAAAGGCCTTGAGCAGATTATAGAGTATGAAAAAGAACTCCTGCGATGCCAAAGACCGTTGCAAAAATAA
- the fliW gene encoding flagellar assembly protein FliW — protein sequence MKLSTTRFGVVEVEDGKVINFPRGLIGFKDLTRYCVLPHKDPIKWLHSADDPDLAFMVSNPFEFFPEYSFKVEDFVEEYLGCYSVADVLVFVILTVNDNKLYANLKSPIIINTSNMRGAHLVLSDDTIPVRTLVTSPVATQRAAYY from the coding sequence ATGAAGCTCAGTACAACAAGGTTTGGAGTGGTTGAGGTTGAGGACGGCAAGGTTATCAACTTTCCCAGGGGTCTGATAGGTTTTAAAGACTTAACGAGGTATTGCGTGTTGCCACATAAGGATCCTATAAAGTGGCTTCACTCTGCTGATGACCCTGATTTAGCCTTTATGGTGTCAAACCCATTTGAGTTTTTCCCTGAGTACTCGTTTAAAGTAGAAGACTTTGTTGAAGAATACTTGGGCTGTTATAGTGTCGCTGATGTCTTAGTGTTTGTAATTTTAACAGTTAACGATAACAAACTGTATGCTAACTTAAAATCACCTATAATAATAAATACGTCAAATATGAGGGGTGCTCACTTAGTGTTAAGTGACGATACAATACCAGTCAGAACATTGGTGACATCTCCTGTTGCCACACAACGGGCAGCGTATTACTGA
- a CDS encoding SulP family inorganic anion transporter, whose amino-acid sequence MRVDNIRYCSVWLTKAFPFLKWIHEVKDTWRLDLFAGLTGAVVVLPQGVAFAMIAGMPPQYGLYTAMVPAVIAALFGSSRHLISGPTTAISLVIFSTVSVMAEPSSAQYIKLVMLLTLMAGVMQFALGVVNLGGLVDFVSHSVVTGFTTGAAILIGVSQLKHVFGLRYKNAAHFTENMKLLYENVSHYHLYSLIIAAVTLVVVIGIRNFRPKWPGMLIGMLVAGILNYTLGWYEKGVLVIGALPSAIPPLALPDLSFKSIHALSPSAMAIAMLGIMEAVSIARSVALKSGQNIEANQEFIGQGLSNMVGAFLSSYASSGSFTRSGVNYAAGAKTPFAAICAAAWLMFILIFVVKFAAYLPIAAMAAVILVVAYNLIDFHHIVRTIHLSKQDTSIMGVTFLATLFLELEFAIYVGALLSICLYLNKTARPRVLPRVPNPTGRQFVTDPYLPQCSQFGIMRIEGDLYFAAMNHVQKQISAIHSYTPTQNKILIICSNINFIDLMGVETVVNVVKEYRRKGIELFFCKLTSVVMAIIRKSGALDEIGQDHIFDSEEEALREIVTNVNKNLCHECHHRVFWECDANKILES is encoded by the coding sequence ATGAGGGTAGATAACATCAGGTACTGTAGTGTGTGGTTAACCAAAGCGTTTCCATTTCTTAAATGGATACATGAGGTAAAAGATACGTGGAGGTTGGATCTCTTTGCGGGACTAACAGGGGCGGTAGTGGTGCTGCCTCAGGGTGTTGCTTTTGCTATGATAGCTGGCATGCCCCCACAATACGGACTTTATACAGCTATGGTGCCGGCAGTTATTGCAGCACTCTTTGGCTCTTCACGTCATCTTATCTCAGGTCCCACGACGGCCATTTCACTGGTCATATTCAGCACAGTGTCGGTTATGGCAGAACCCTCCTCTGCTCAATACATCAAACTGGTAATGCTTCTTACGCTTATGGCAGGCGTTATGCAATTCGCTCTTGGTGTCGTCAATCTGGGAGGACTCGTAGATTTCGTGTCCCACTCCGTTGTGACAGGGTTTACAACAGGGGCGGCCATACTTATCGGTGTCAGCCAGCTTAAGCATGTCTTTGGTCTGAGATACAAAAACGCTGCCCATTTTACCGAAAACATGAAACTCCTTTACGAAAACGTCTCCCATTACCACCTCTATTCGCTAATTATAGCAGCCGTTACGCTTGTGGTGGTGATAGGCATACGTAATTTCAGGCCGAAGTGGCCTGGCATGCTTATAGGGATGTTAGTGGCTGGCATTTTAAACTATACTCTGGGCTGGTACGAAAAAGGAGTCCTTGTTATTGGTGCCCTTCCCTCGGCAATTCCACCCCTTGCGCTACCCGATCTTTCCTTTAAAAGCATACACGCACTGTCGCCCTCAGCCATGGCCATAGCGATGTTAGGCATCATGGAGGCAGTCTCCATAGCGCGTTCCGTAGCACTGAAGTCCGGCCAAAACATAGAAGCTAACCAGGAGTTCATTGGCCAGGGGCTGTCAAACATGGTAGGGGCGTTTCTGTCTTCTTATGCCTCCTCGGGGTCTTTTACGAGAAGCGGAGTTAATTACGCAGCTGGAGCAAAGACACCCTTTGCGGCTATTTGTGCCGCCGCATGGCTTATGTTCATATTGATTTTTGTGGTAAAATTTGCGGCCTATCTGCCGATAGCGGCAATGGCGGCAGTAATTTTAGTTGTAGCATATAACCTTATAGACTTCCACCACATAGTGAGGACTATACACCTGTCAAAGCAAGACACGTCAATAATGGGCGTAACATTTCTTGCAACACTGTTTTTGGAGCTGGAATTTGCTATATACGTGGGAGCTCTTCTTTCTATCTGCCTGTATCTGAATAAGACGGCAAGGCCGAGGGTGTTACCTCGTGTCCCGAACCCAACCGGAAGGCAATTTGTAACCGATCCGTATCTGCCGCAGTGCTCCCAATTCGGTATCATGCGAATAGAGGGCGACCTCTACTTCGCTGCTATGAACCACGTTCAAAAACAAATCTCCGCCATTCATTCATACACACCGACACAGAACAAGATACTGATTATTTGCAGCAACATCAACTTCATAGATCTCATGGGTGTGGAAACAGTGGTTAATGTAGTTAAAGAGTACAGGAGAAAAGGTATAGAATTGTTTTTTTGTAAGCTAACCTCAGTAGTAATGGCGATCATAAGAAAAAGTGGCGCTTTAGATGAAATTGGGCAAGATCACATTTTTGACAGTGAAGAGGAGGCTCTCAGAGAGATAGTAACGAATGTGAACAAGAATCTTTGCCATGAATGTCACCATAGAGTGTTCTGGGAGTGCGACGCTAACAAGATTTTAGAGAGCTAA
- a CDS encoding prohibitin family protein, translating to MPGGIFDGFEPKIQKPVFKKSYLFVLLIIIGFFVLLAINPFVTIGAGERGVVLNFGAVQPLVLSEGIHVVIPVVQKVIKMDVKVHKAQTNAEASSRDLQEVTTVIAINYHILPDKANMIYQSIGMSYKERVIDPAIQEVVKAVAATYTAEELITKRPIVSAAMKDGLMERLHKHFIIVDEVSIVNFAFSKLFMEAIESKQTAEQLALKAARDLDRIKIEAEQKITQAKAEAEALRLQKENISPDLIKLRRIEATMKAIDKWNGIMPKVTTQTMPFIDATNTE from the coding sequence ATGCCAGGAGGTATTTTTGACGGTTTTGAACCTAAAATCCAGAAGCCGGTTTTTAAGAAGAGTTACCTGTTTGTTCTTTTAATAATAATAGGATTTTTTGTTCTTCTTGCAATAAATCCTTTTGTCACTATAGGGGCAGGTGAAAGAGGTGTCGTGCTTAACTTCGGGGCCGTGCAGCCACTGGTTCTTAGCGAGGGAATTCATGTGGTAATCCCTGTGGTGCAGAAGGTGATAAAAATGGACGTAAAGGTACACAAAGCACAGACAAACGCTGAGGCCTCATCACGTGACCTGCAAGAGGTTACCACAGTGATAGCGATTAACTATCACATACTGCCTGATAAGGCAAATATGATTTATCAAAGCATTGGTATGAGCTACAAGGAAAGAGTCATAGACCCTGCCATACAAGAGGTAGTAAAGGCAGTGGCTGCCACATATACAGCAGAGGAGTTAATAACCAAAAGACCCATCGTAAGCGCAGCGATGAAAGACGGTCTCATGGAACGGCTACACAAGCATTTTATCATTGTGGATGAGGTTTCTATAGTCAATTTCGCATTTTCAAAGCTCTTTATGGAGGCCATTGAGTCTAAACAGACGGCTGAGCAGTTGGCTCTAAAAGCAGCACGTGATCTTGACAGAATAAAAATAGAAGCTGAACAGAAAATCACACAGGCAAAGGCTGAGGCTGAGGCTTTAAGACTCCAAAAAGAAAACATCTCGCCCGATCTTATCAAGTTAAGAAGAATTGAAGCCACTATGAAGGCTATAGACAAGTGGAACGGTATAATGCCTAAGGTTACCACTCAAACCATGCCGTTTATTGATGCAACAAACACGGAATAA
- a CDS encoding ATP-grasp domain-containing protein, whose product MNVLITSASKKVWLIKAFQKALALEGGGVVYAIDISPNAPALYFADKHSLCLKDSDPAFISSLLSLCKSNQISLIIPTRDEELPIFSKVRDNFQTEGIYIMTASSSTINICQDKKMFIAFCNQHGFNTPTTYDADITNNTPDKIDFPLFIKPTRGKGGANTAKINSLDELKMFISISGDDYIIQKYIDAPEYTVDLFSDLSGNVISVVPRVRIMVFGGESYVSKTQSDKKIITESTRLAKELNLIGHNTIQCFLENGRVLFIEVNPRYGGGAALGIEAGADTPRYMIKLLKGDTLSPDKNNFTDNFYMLRYTSELYMKETELYT is encoded by the coding sequence ATGAATGTTCTGATAACAAGCGCCTCAAAAAAAGTATGGCTCATTAAGGCTTTTCAGAAGGCGCTGGCTCTTGAGGGTGGAGGAGTGGTTTATGCAATTGATATTAGTCCCAATGCGCCTGCACTTTACTTTGCTGATAAACATTCCCTTTGTCTAAAGGACTCAGACCCAGCATTTATTAGTTCACTTTTATCACTGTGCAAATCAAATCAAATCAGTCTTATCATACCAACAAGAGATGAGGAGCTTCCCATTTTTTCTAAGGTCAGGGACAATTTCCAGACAGAGGGAATTTATATAATGACAGCCTCATCGTCAACTATTAACATCTGTCAGGATAAGAAAATGTTTATCGCCTTTTGTAACCAACACGGGTTTAACACTCCCACAACCTATGATGCTGATATAACTAATAATACTCCTGACAAGATTGATTTTCCGCTTTTCATTAAGCCGACACGGGGAAAGGGTGGGGCAAACACCGCTAAAATCAACTCGTTGGATGAGCTCAAGATGTTTATTTCAATATCAGGAGATGACTATATAATTCAAAAGTACATTGACGCCCCAGAGTACACGGTTGACTTGTTTTCCGATCTATCAGGAAATGTTATTTCAGTAGTGCCAAGGGTGCGGATTATGGTTTTTGGCGGTGAGTCGTATGTCTCTAAAACTCAGTCAGATAAAAAGATAATCACTGAGTCCACAAGACTTGCTAAAGAACTTAACCTTATCGGGCATAATACTATACAGTGTTTTTTAGAAAATGGCAGGGTGCTTTTTATAGAAGTTAATCCAAGATATGGAGGAGGTGCGGCTCTTGGGATTGAGGCTGGTGCCGACACACCAAGGTATATGATAAAACTCCTCAAAGGCGACACACTCAGTCCTGACAAGAACAATTTTACCGATAACTTCTACATGCTCAGATACACCAGTGAGTTATACATGAAGGAAACGGAATTATACACTTGA
- a CDS encoding universal stress protein — protein MMATEKKSGFKVLICIDGSAESLKGIHYGARLGSGTGAEITILHIRTGDNHDINYSPSPGTNSNATNWGMSVAELRYLEEARQALVSYEWMSGIWTEDVVRYFDGDHLNNFQICYKTRLGQKINLKLKSSHNVAAEILDEAHGGAYGLIIIGASKFKRSLGRVFVSSEVQKVVVHAPCSVLVARDLQEVHGHLICLDGSERSYEMMLKDFITASLCSYKVSLISVAPTPGDESSHKNIIAEGLKRLKELGYESQESIVVTGDPVEKIVDYGRKYSVIVVAANDEGGLRRFFMGGTSFNIVLNAENSVMVVR, from the coding sequence ATGATGGCAACCGAAAAAAAATCCGGATTCAAAGTGCTTATCTGTATAGACGGCTCTGCAGAATCGCTTAAGGGCATACATTATGGAGCAAGGTTAGGCAGCGGTACTGGTGCTGAGATAACTATACTCCACATACGAACCGGCGATAACCACGACATTAACTATTCTCCTTCTCCCGGCACAAACAGCAATGCCACTAACTGGGGCATGTCAGTGGCAGAACTCAGGTATCTGGAGGAGGCAAGACAGGCTCTTGTAAGCTATGAGTGGATGAGCGGAATCTGGACTGAAGACGTCGTTAGATATTTCGACGGAGATCATCTAAACAACTTTCAGATATGTTACAAGACTCGTTTAGGCCAAAAGATAAACCTAAAGCTCAAAAGTAGCCACAACGTAGCTGCCGAAATACTGGACGAGGCGCACGGAGGTGCTTATGGGCTTATAATCATAGGAGCGTCTAAGTTTAAGCGTAGTTTAGGCCGGGTTTTCGTATCATCTGAGGTACAAAAAGTGGTAGTGCATGCGCCGTGCTCAGTCTTAGTTGCCAGAGACCTACAAGAGGTGCATGGACACCTGATCTGTCTCGATGGCAGCGAGCGTAGTTATGAAATGATGCTTAAAGACTTCATAACAGCCTCCCTCTGCTCCTATAAGGTTTCCCTTATATCAGTAGCACCAACCCCCGGGGATGAATCCTCCCATAAAAACATAATAGCCGAGGGGTTAAAAAGGCTTAAGGAACTCGGTTATGAAAGTCAAGAAAGCATAGTGGTAACAGGTGACCCTGTGGAAAAGATAGTTGACTATGGACGAAAGTATTCCGTCATAGTGGTGGCAGCCAACGATGAAGGTGGTTTAAGGCGCTTTTTTATGGGAGGCACTTCTTTTAACATTGTTTTAAATGCTGAAAACTCCGTAATGGTGGTCAGATGA
- the rimI gene encoding ribosomal protein S18-alanine N-acetyltransferase translates to MAKKNIQTIIRTMDYSDVARVGAIEKLSFPSPWTERSFKHELENDYSINYVVSHLDVIIGYLCAQEILDEAQILKLAVLTEFRRCGIGTALLNALFMTLKQHNFSGKIFLEARVSNAAAIEFYKKHDFRLLHIRKDYYDKPVEDALVMMLDTKQHSIA, encoded by the coding sequence ATGGCTAAAAAAAATATTCAAACCATTATCCGTACTATGGACTACAGTGACGTTGCAAGAGTAGGCGCTATAGAGAAACTCTCTTTCCCCAGTCCGTGGACTGAGCGGTCATTTAAACATGAGCTGGAAAATGATTATTCAATAAATTATGTGGTTTCTCACCTTGATGTGATTATTGGCTATCTGTGTGCACAGGAGATACTTGATGAGGCACAAATCCTAAAGCTTGCAGTACTGACAGAGTTCAGAAGATGCGGTATAGGCACTGCCCTTCTTAACGCACTTTTCATGACTTTAAAGCAGCATAACTTTTCAGGCAAGATATTCCTTGAGGCAAGAGTTTCAAATGCCGCTGCAATTGAATTCTATAAAAAACATGATTTTAGATTACTGCATATCAGAAAGGATTACTATGATAAACCAGTGGAAGACGCTCTTGTCATGATGTTGGATACCAAGCAGCATTCAATCGCCTAA
- the purQ gene encoding phosphoribosylformylglycinamidine synthase subunit PurQ, with translation MFAIVVFPGSNCDHDCYHVLKHVCGADVKFVWHKETAIGSNVKVVILPGGFSHGDYLRAGAIAGFSPIMSAVSEFAANGGGVIGICNGFQILLEAGLLPGAMLRNKNLKFICKDVYIKVKNTNTAFTSVFREGQVLKIPIAHAEGNYYADTATLNRLKEHNGIAFTYCQNDGEENDAANPNGAVLNIAGITNSAGNVVGMMPHPERCSEEILGNTDGRAIFESALQFVKNKL, from the coding sequence ATGTTTGCAATAGTGGTGTTTCCGGGCAGTAACTGTGACCATGACTGTTATCACGTGCTAAAGCACGTATGTGGTGCTGATGTAAAATTTGTATGGCATAAGGAGACAGCTATAGGGAGTAACGTTAAAGTTGTCATACTTCCAGGTGGGTTTTCACACGGTGATTATCTGCGAGCCGGTGCGATAGCTGGGTTTTCACCTATAATGTCAGCGGTATCTGAGTTTGCCGCAAATGGCGGAGGTGTAATAGGTATATGTAACGGTTTTCAGATACTGCTTGAGGCAGGACTTTTGCCGGGAGCTATGTTAAGAAACAAAAACCTGAAGTTTATCTGTAAAGACGTTTACATAAAAGTTAAAAACACAAATACGGCGTTTACCTCCGTTTTCAGAGAAGGGCAAGTCCTGAAAATCCCCATAGCCCATGCCGAGGGTAATTACTATGCCGATACGGCAACTCTTAACAGGTTGAAAGAACATAACGGTATTGCTTTTACCTACTGTCAAAATGACGGAGAGGAGAATGATGCCGCAAATCCTAACGGTGCAGTTCTAAATATAGCAGGGATTACCAACTCCGCCGGTAATGTTGTTGGTATGATGCCTCACCCTGAGAGGTGTTCTGAGGAAATACTCGGAAATACCGATGGCAGGGCGATTTTTGAATCTGCCTTGCAGTTTGTAAAAAACAAGCTCTAA
- a CDS encoding L-seryl-tRNA(Sec) selenium transferase: MQQTRNNALRGLPSVDKLLQSEEAQKWLKEYPRRVVLKAIREVLEERRSELLSGNAENEISRNISYAIEEKLSESGSFSLRPVINATGIVIHTNLGRAPLSDKTLKHLATIASGYSNLEYDLKTGSRGKRHVHLTTLLKELTGAEDAMVVNNNAAAVFLALTALTSLKKEVIVSRGELIEIGGSFRIPDIMAAGGAILKEIGTTNKTHLYDYENAITENTGLILKVHRSNFKISGFTEEVETADLVKLASKTSKILMYDLGSGCLIDLRPWGIHSEPVVSEVVKTGVDIVTFSGDKLLGGPQCGVIAGKQKHIESLRKHPLARALRVDKFTISAMEAVLMEYVYGDDIIKNIPILEMLLCDPDTIKERALKIEEGLKTLPNFTVTIREDDSEAGGGSLPGVKFKTYTVLLKHSEISAEQLQKLLRIAKTPLIGRIKDDTLILDVRTIFDSQLQEIIEIFRQIDK, from the coding sequence ATGCAACAAACACGGAATAATGCATTACGAGGGCTTCCTTCGGTTGATAAATTACTCCAATCGGAGGAGGCCCAAAAGTGGCTGAAAGAGTATCCACGCAGAGTTGTTCTAAAAGCTATTAGAGAAGTTCTTGAGGAAAGACGCTCAGAGCTTCTTTCCGGCAACGCTGAAAACGAGATCTCCCGTAACATATCTTATGCAATAGAAGAAAAACTCTCAGAAAGCGGCTCTTTTAGCCTAAGACCTGTGATAAATGCTACCGGCATAGTCATACACACCAATCTTGGCAGAGCGCCACTTAGTGACAAAACCCTTAAACACCTGGCCACTATTGCCTCAGGGTACTCTAACCTTGAGTACGACCTAAAGACAGGCAGCAGGGGTAAGCGGCATGTCCATTTAACCACACTCCTTAAGGAACTGACCGGTGCTGAGGATGCTATGGTGGTAAATAACAATGCGGCGGCCGTGTTTTTGGCTCTTACGGCACTGACATCTTTAAAAAAAGAGGTGATTGTCTCACGCGGAGAGCTGATAGAAATAGGCGGCTCCTTTCGCATTCCAGATATAATGGCCGCAGGGGGCGCCATACTTAAAGAAATCGGTACGACCAATAAAACTCATCTCTATGACTACGAAAACGCTATCACTGAAAACACAGGGCTGATTTTAAAAGTACATCGCTCTAATTTCAAAATTAGCGGATTTACCGAGGAGGTAGAAACAGCAGATTTAGTAAAACTGGCATCAAAGACATCGAAAATCCTGATGTATGATCTTGGCAGCGGCTGTCTTATTGATCTTAGGCCATGGGGGATACACTCAGAGCCAGTAGTAAGTGAGGTAGTTAAAACCGGAGTTGATATAGTAACATTTAGCGGAGATAAACTCCTTGGAGGCCCACAGTGCGGAGTTATAGCAGGCAAACAAAAGCACATAGAATCATTGAGAAAACATCCGCTTGCACGGGCTCTCAGAGTGGATAAATTTACAATATCTGCGATGGAGGCAGTCCTCATGGAATATGTATATGGAGATGATATAATTAAAAACATCCCGATTCTTGAAATGCTTCTGTGTGATCCAGATACAATAAAAGAGCGTGCTCTTAAAATCGAGGAGGGATTAAAAACGCTCCCAAATTTTACCGTAACCATCAGGGAGGATGATTCAGAAGCCGGAGGAGGATCTCTACCCGGTGTTAAATTTAAAACTTACACGGTACTGCTCAAACACTCAGAAATATCGGCTGAGCAATTGCAAAAACTGTTGAGAATTGCTAAAACTCCGCTTATAGGCCGGATTAAGGACGACACTCTGATACTGGATGTCAGAACCATATTTGACAGCCAGTTACAAGAGATAATAGAGATATTCAGACAGATTGATAAGTAA